The Impatiens glandulifera chromosome 3, dImpGla2.1, whole genome shotgun sequence genome contains a region encoding:
- the LOC124928714 gene encoding ELF3-like protein 2 — MKKGKHVEKPVGPMFPRLHVNDTEKGGPRAPPRNKMALYEQFSIPSQRQQQPTSTIPPPRNPNNSTDLGLQASSSRGTGGHEKSSSVYTEFSMSSTPKPDPKPIPKKDEDDFAVPVFVHSMKFQDPRRKHVCNDSRFKVDAVNKENPNPRVGVLNTEKRVQTSDLNLNESRVYSNMVNSKCTNASDEFISCMDTGYTSQPRVDLSLKEQGHVDEISENTIVDSIAVSELSPDDVVTMLGQKCFWRARKQLVNQQRLFALQIFELHRLVTVQKLLAGSPQILLQGDKTSSEKLTLDLAIKPSTTQTPKPKEANVEPLEQIEHSMVGKTNPSTSLNHPHPPIQPPPNNNTQILGTAPETIPGMHPWPYYQTAEHFFVPEMSPSEGFIFKAYPITDFMGPVPHNNNNIPPHPIGYFPQFGISTMNQTLIGQTQPTNPFYPPNGAHISMTSRGSELLQQVSTASSPSVQASDGRNGNTLPLFPTVSTTTKVIKVVPHNATTASESVARIFQSIQEGRK, encoded by the exons aTGAAGAAAGGAAAACATGTCGAGAAACCTGTCGGGCCTATGTTTCCTAGGCTACATGTTAACGATACAGAGAAAGGAGGTCCTCGAGCTCCTCCGAGGAACAAGATGGCTTTGTATGAACAGTTTAGCATCCCTTCTCAAAGACAACAACAACCGACTTCTACAATTCCCCCGCCACGAAACCCTAATAATTCAACGGATCTAGGTCTTCAAGCATCGTCTAGCAGG GGAACGGGTGGTCATGAGAAGTCTAGTTCTGTGTATACTGAAttcagcatgtcatcaacaccAAAACCCGATCCAAAGCCAATTCCgaaaaaagatgaagatgattTTGCAGTTCCTGTTTTTGTTCATTCGATGAAATTTCAAGATCCACGCAGGAAACATGTATGTAATGACTCGAGATTCAAAGTGGATGCAGTGAATAAGGAGAACCCGAACCCGCGTGTGGGTGTTCTGAATACCGAGAAAAGAGTACAGACAAGTGACCTTAATTTGAATGAATCTAGGGTTTATTCGAATATGGTTAACAGTAAATGCACAAATGCTTCAGATGAGTTTATCAGTTGTATGGATACCGGTTACACTTCTCAACCTAGGGTTGATTTATCCTTGAAGGAACAGGGACATGTGGATGAGATCTCGGAGAATACTATAGTCGATTCCATAGCTGTATCGGAGTTATCCCCTGATGATGTTGTTACAATGCTTGGTCAGAAATGTTTTTGGAGAGCTCGAAAACAACTAGTTAA tcaGCAAAGGCTATTCGCACTTCAAATATTTGAGTTGCATCGATTGGTAACG GTCCAGAAGTTGCTCGCTGGTTCACCTCAAATCTTATTACAAGGCGACAAAACATCTTCCGAAAAACTTACACTAGACTTAGCCATAAAACCTTCTACTACCCAAACACCAAAACCAAAAGAAGCCAATGTCGAACCTCTCGAGCAGATAGAACACTCGATGGTTGGGAAAACCAACCCCTCTACATCGCTGAACCACCCCCACCCCCCGATTCAACCTCCCCCTAATAACAACACACAAATCCTTGGAACCGCTCCAGAAACAATCCCCGGTATGCACCCCTGGCCATATTATCAAACTGCTGAACACTTTTTCGTCCCTGAGATGTCTCCTTCTGAAGGATTCATATTCAAAGCCTACCCTATCACCGATTTTATGGGTCCTGTCcctcataataataataatatccctCCTCACCCAATCGGATATTTTCCACAGTTTGGAATTTCTACCATGAATCAAACCCTAATCGGACAAACACAACCAACAAATCCTTTCTATCCACCGAATGGGGCCCACATATCGATGACTTCAAGGGGAAGCGAGTTGCTACAACAAGTGAGTACAGCTAGTAGTCCAAGCGTGCAAGCGAGCGATGGAAGAAACGGAAACACTCTTCCTCTCTTCCCAACAGTATCAACTACAACTAAGGTTATCAAAGTGGTGCCTCATAACGCAACAACCGCGTCGGAATCTGTTGCCAGGATCTTTCAGTCGATTCAGGAAGGTAGGAAGTGA